The genomic DNA ATCGACGAACAGCGCGCTGCCCAGCGGGCGCTCGCCCAGGCCGCGCAGGAACGGCCAGTCGCGCCGGGCATGGTCGGGCTTCACCACCGTATGGGCAAAGATGGCCGGCGCCCCGTCACAAATCAGCAGCACCTCGCGCGCCAGCGCGCGGCGGCGGGCAGGCAGCCCCAGCGCCTGCCATTCATCGGCGAGGGCGAGCTCCATGCGCTGTGCCAGGCGGCGCACCCGGAAAGCGCCTGACGCCGCCACCAGCCGGGCGGTGAGCGAGCCATCGCCGATCACCCAGCGGCGCAGGTTGGCGCTGATGGCGGGATCTTCGGGTAAGTGGGAGTGCCAACCGCTGAGGCGCACATGCGCCCCGTTCATGCCGCGCTCATGCCTGCGGCTCCGGGTCGATGGGGCTGACCTGGCTGACCTGGCTGACCTGGCTGACCTGGCTGACCTGGCTGACCTGGCTGACCTGGCCATCGGGACCATAGCCGCAGAAAGCGAGGACTTCATCGACGTAGTCGGCAAATTCGCTGATGCCGTGGTCGCTGCCCTCGATGACGCGGGTGTGCGCCCCGGGGAATGCCGCCAGCATCTCGCGGTAGTCCAGCACCTCGTCGCCGGTCGCGGCCATCAGGAAATAGCGCTGCGGCCGGGTGATGGGCTCGACCCGCAGCGCCAGCAGTTCATCCAGGTGGTGGCGCTCCACCCGCACCGAGCCGCCGCCGTGCCAAAGCGGCTGGTCGCCAAGGTGGCGCTCCAGGTCGGTCCACGGATGCACCGCCGGGTTGAGCAGCACCGCGCGGCAGCCGTGGCGCTCGGCCAGCCAGCGCGCATAGAAGCCGCCCAGCGAGGAGCCGATGATGGTGAGCGGCTGCGCGCCGCCAGCCTGCGAGGCCGCGATGGCCGCTTCGGCCTGGGCGATGGCCTGGGCCGGCGACACATTCAGCACGGGGCAGGCGTAATAGCGCCCCACGCCCCACTCGCGCATGCGCTCCTGGACCAGGCGGGCCTTGAAGGACTGCGGTGACGAGCGGAAACCGTGCAGGTACAGCAACATGCCAGCCCCCGTTCAGGCGCAAGCGCCGGCAGCAAAGGCATCCAGCAGTTTCTGGTGGACGCCGCCGAAGCCGCCGTTGCTCATGACCAGCACATGGTCGCCCGGGCGCGCGGCGGCTCGCACCGCGCGGACCAGTTCGGGCAGATCGCTGAAGGCGGCCGCGCGCTCGCCCAGCGGCGCCAGCGATCCGGCCAGGTCCCAGCCCAGCGCATCCTTGCCGCTGGCCGCGCCGTAGCCGAACACCAGGTCAGCCGTCTCGAGGCTGGCCGGCAGCTGCGCCTTCATCACGCCCAGCTTCATGGTGTTGGAGCGCGGCTCCAGCACCGCCAGGATGCGCGCCCCGCCAACCCGCTTGCGCAGGCCGTCGAGCGTGGTCTGGATTGCCGTGGGATGGTGGGCAAAGTCGTCATAGACCGTGATGCCATTGACCACGCCACGCACTTCCATGCGGCGCTTCACGTTAGCGAAACGCGACAAGGAGTCGATCGCCTGCGGCGCGGGCACGCCCACGTGGCGGGCAGCAGCAATCGCAGCCAGCGCATTCATCCGGTTGTGCGTGCCTTGCAAGGCCCAGCTGAGCCGGCCTTGCAGCTTTTCGCCGAACCAGACATCGAAACTGTCCTGGGTCACGCTGTCGCCGGCCCTGGCGGCAGCGGCCTCGGCGGGCTCGGCGGCACGCCAGTCGCCGATGCCGAACTGCTCGGTCTCGCTCCAGCAGCCCCGCTCCAGCACGCGCGCCAGGCTTTCCTCAAAGCCGTTGACGATCAGCCGGCCCTGCTCCGGGACGGTGCGCACCAAATGGTGGAACTGGGTCTCGATGGCAGCAAGATCCGGGAAGATGTCGGCGTGATCGTATTCCAGGTTGTTCAGGATGGCGGTGCGCGGACGGTAATGGACAAACTTGCTGCGCTTGTCGAAGAACGCCGTATCGTACTCATCGGCCTCGATCACGAAGAAGTCGGACTCGGTCACCCGGGCCGACACGCCGAAGTTCTGGGGCACGCCGCCCACCAGGAAGCCCGGCTGGTAGCCGGCATCTTCCAGGATCCAGGCCAGCATGGAGGTGGTCGTGGTCTTGCCGTGGGTGCCCGCCACCGCCAGCGTCCATTTGCCGCGCAGCACATGCTCGCCGAGCCACTGCGGGCCGGAGACATAAGGCAGGTTGCGGTTGAGAATGGCCTCCATCAGCGGATTGCCGCGCGAGACCACATTGCCGATGACGAACAGATCCGGCTCCAGCGCCAGCTGGCCGGGATCGAAGCCCTCGATCAGTTCAATGCCCTGCGCCTCGAGCTGCGTGCTCATCGGCGGGTAGACATTGGCGTCGCATCCGGTGACGCGGTGGCCAGCCTGCTTGGCAAGCACGGCCAGGCCGCCCATGAATGTGCCGCAGATACCGAGGATGTGAATATGCATGGGATTTGGGATTGGGCGGGCCAGCGCGGC from Cupriavidus sp. D39 includes the following:
- the mpl gene encoding UDP-N-acetylmuramate:L-alanyl-gamma-D-glutamyl-meso-diaminopimelate ligase, which produces MHIHILGICGTFMGGLAVLAKQAGHRVTGCDANVYPPMSTQLEAQGIELIEGFDPGQLALEPDLFVIGNVVSRGNPLMEAILNRNLPYVSGPQWLGEHVLRGKWTLAVAGTHGKTTTTSMLAWILEDAGYQPGFLVGGVPQNFGVSARVTESDFFVIEADEYDTAFFDKRSKFVHYRPRTAILNNLEYDHADIFPDLAAIETQFHHLVRTVPEQGRLIVNGFEESLARVLERGCWSETEQFGIGDWRAAEPAEAAAARAGDSVTQDSFDVWFGEKLQGRLSWALQGTHNRMNALAAIAAARHVGVPAPQAIDSLSRFANVKRRMEVRGVVNGITVYDDFAHHPTAIQTTLDGLRKRVGGARILAVLEPRSNTMKLGVMKAQLPASLETADLVFGYGAASGKDALGWDLAGSLAPLGERAAAFSDLPELVRAVRAAARPGDHVLVMSNGGFGGVHQKLLDAFAAGACA
- a CDS encoding YqiA/YcfP family alpha/beta fold hydrolase is translated as MLLYLHGFRSSPQSFKARLVQERMREWGVGRYYACPVLNVSPAQAIAQAEAAIAASQAGGAQPLTIIGSSLGGFYARWLAERHGCRAVLLNPAVHPWTDLERHLGDQPLWHGGGSVRVERHHLDELLALRVEPITRPQRYFLMAATGDEVLDYREMLAAFPGAHTRVIEGSDHGISEFADYVDEVLAFCGYGPDGQVSQVSQVSQVSQVSQVSQVSPIDPEPQA
- a CDS encoding chorismate--pyruvate lyase family protein, which gives rise to MNGAHVRLSGWHSHLPEDPAISANLRRWVIGDGSLTARLVAASGAFRVRRLAQRMELALADEWQALGLPARRRALAREVLLICDGAPAIFAHTVVKPDHARRDWPFLRGLGERPLGSALFVDPRVRREPFTFARLLAHHPLRRRLELAVPAMRELAPSAVLPARRSVFRRGDGVMLVTEVFLPDLQARPAPGMGGSSQKPPGSHPKQELSPHR